The Paracoccus sp. MC1862 genome includes a window with the following:
- a CDS encoding 5-formyltetrahydrofolate cyclo-ligase, whose amino-acid sequence MDTDLNQEKRTLRAQALAARAQGGDQAALDRRLAEALAPHAGRVLAGYWPMKGEPDPRPAMAGHDGPVCLPVVPGRAVPLIFRRWTGEPLDRGPLGTSQPPASLPQITPEVLIVPLVAFDGQLNRLGYGGGYYDRTLEALRRIRPVLAIGLAWEAQRLDTIPAESFDQPLDMIVTDAGTWRRDL is encoded by the coding sequence ATGGATACTGATCTGAACCAAGAGAAGCGCACGCTGCGAGCGCAGGCGCTGGCGGCGCGGGCGCAGGGCGGCGATCAGGCGGCGCTGGACCGCAGGCTGGCCGAGGCGCTGGCGCCCCATGCGGGCCGTGTCCTCGCCGGCTACTGGCCGATGAAGGGAGAGCCGGACCCGCGACCAGCCATGGCGGGCCATGACGGCCCTGTCTGCCTGCCGGTGGTGCCGGGCCGCGCGGTGCCGCTGATCTTCCGTCGCTGGACCGGTGAGCCGCTGGACCGCGGCCCCTTGGGCACCAGCCAGCCGCCTGCGTCGCTGCCCCAGATCACCCCCGAGGTGCTGATCGTGCCGCTGGTGGCCTTTGACGGCCAGTTGAACCGGCTGGGTTATGGCGGCGGCTATTACGACCGCACGCTTGAGGCGCTGCGGAGAATCAGGCCGGTCCTTGCCATCGGCTTGGCATGGGAAGCGCAGCGTCTGGACACGATCCCGGCCGAGTCCTTCGACCAGCCGCTCGACATGATCGTCACGGACGCCGGAACGTGGCGGCGGGATCTGTGA